The genomic interval AAAGAGCAGCAAGAATGGATTCTGACTTTTGCGGATATTATAAAACGGACGTAAACCCTGATTTTTATGTTGTACGGGTTTGTCCTAATTGCGGCTTTGCCTCAACTGAGAACGGGATGGAGCGGTTGAATGATCGGCAAAAAAAGAAATATCATGATGAAATTGGAATGCATTGGAACAATCAAGATTATGGCGGGGAACGAGATCTGAAGAAGGCGATGGCCAGCTACAAGCTAGCACTTTTATCAGCCCAAGCTATTGACGAGAAGGATCGCGTGCTTGCTGGTATTTTGCATCACATTGCTTGGCTGTATCGTTATGAAGACAATCAGAAAGACGAGAAACGGTTTCTTACGTTTGCACTTCAAGCCTATATTCGTGTATATGAGGCAGAGGGTGTTGCGCTTAACAATGCGAAGCTAATGTTTTTAATAGGGGAGCTGAATCGTCGTATCGGAGAATTAAACGATGCTGTACGTTGGTTTTCCCGCGTGGTGAATGATAAAAAAATCGTGGATGCTGCAATGATTCGTGCGAGCCGCGAACAGTGGCAGCTTATACGCGAGGAGATGGAAGCCAGATCGAAACATGCATCCGGCAACACTTCTCCTGACGGCGGCACAGATTTATTGAAGCAGTCGGTCTCTTCTTCCGCTTAGCGGAGCGCCTTTTTTAGAACACGGTTTGTCAGCAAATAATCGCGGTCTGCATCAACAATAGTCACTTTATTATG from Paenibacillus sp. FSL K6-3182 carries:
- a CDS encoding DUF2225 domain-containing protein; translation: MEPLYLSKIICICCEKTFMTSRVRPSFKRAARMDSDFCGYYKTDVNPDFYVVRVCPNCGFASTENGMERLNDRQKKKYHDEIGMHWNNQDYGGERDLKKAMASYKLALLSAQAIDEKDRVLAGILHHIAWLYRYEDNQKDEKRFLTFALQAYIRVYEAEGVALNNAKLMFLIGELNRRIGELNDAVRWFSRVVNDKKIVDAAMIRASREQWQLIREEMEARSKHASGNTSPDGGTDLLKQSVSSSA